A window of Nitrospira sp. genomic DNA:
AAGAGCGACCGGACCTGGATGAAATTTATATGCAAGCGACGCTCGCGCTGAACCGGAATCAAGGCGGCTGGCCCATGACCGTCTTTTTGACGCCCGACCAAAAGCCGTTTTTTGCCGGTACGTACTTCCCGCCGTCTGACCGGTGGGGCCGACCGGGGTTTCCGACGCTCCTCAAGAAACTCGCAGAGTATTGGGAAAAGGATCGCGAGGGGGTGGTGGCGCAGGCGGCCAATCTGACGGTGCGATTGCGTGACGGCGTGACGGCTCCCTCCCCGACCACCGTCGGCGAGGCTGAACTCGACATGGCCGTGACGCAGTTTGCGGAAGACTTCGATGCAAAGCTCGGCGGGTTCGGCGGCGCGCCCAAGTTTCCACCGGCGACGGGGTTGTCGTTATTGCTCCATCGGTATCATCGGACGAAGGACGCTCATACGTTGACGATGGTGAGTACCACGCTGGACGCCATGGCGGCTGGTGGCATCTATGACCACATCGGCGGCGGCTTTGCACGCTATTCCACGGATGAACGCTGGCTGGTGCCGCATTTCGAAAAGATGCTCTACGATAATGCGCTGCTGACCCATGTCTATGTCGAGGCCTATCAAGTCACGGGCGACGACCACTATCGCCGGGTGGCGTGCGAAACGCTGGACTATATTCTCAAGGAAATGACCTCGCCGGAAGGCGGCTTCTATTCGGCCACCGACGCCGATTCCGAAGGTGTGGAAGGAAAATTTTTCGTGTGGACGCCGGAAGAGGTGCGTGCCGCGCTCGACAACGAGGAGGATGCACGACGGGTCTGCGCCTATTACGACGTGACCGAGGCCGGCAACTGGGAGCACAAGAATGTCCTCCACACCGCACACAGCCTCGAAGCCGTTGCGAAAGATCTACGGCTTTCCGCGGATGAACTGCGGCAGACGATCGACAAGGCCAAGCCGCGACTGTATGCGGCGCGGGCGCGTCGCGTTCCTCCCGGACTCGACGACAAGGTCATCACGGCATGGAACGGCATGATGATCCGCGCCATGGCGGAAGCGAGCCGCGTCTTCGGCGTCGAACGGTATCGCGAGGCCGCGCAACGAGCGTGCGATTTTCTGCTGACCACGCTCTCAAAGCCGGATGGCCGGCTCCTGCGGACCTACCGCACGGGCACCGCCCATCTGGACGCGTACCTTGAAGACTACGCCTACTTTGCCGAAGGGCTGATTGAGACCTACGAAGCCGGTGGTGATGAGCGGTATCTGTTGGCGGCGGTTCGCCTGGCTGAACGGATTCTCGCGGACTTCGTCGACGAGCAACAGGGAGGATTCTTCACGACGGCGATCGGGCACGAAGCACTGATCTTGCGCAGTCGTGAAGGACCGGATGGTGCCACCCCGAGCGGGAATGCCGTCGCCGCGTCCGTGCTGGCCAGACTGTCCTTTCACTATGCGCGGGAGGACTTCCGACAGGCCGCCGCCGCCGCGGTTCGAGCCTATGGTCGGCAGATCGCGCGTTACCCGCGGGCGTTTGCCAAAAGCTTGATAGTCGTCGACCTGCTCACGAATGGTCCCGTCGAGATTGCCGTCATCGGCGCGCCTGCGGCTTCTGGCACCAACGCGTTGAACGCTGCCGTGAATCGAATCTATCTTCCCAACCGAGTCCTTGCCCACCAGGCCCTCCCGGATGCTGCGAGCGCCCATCCCCTGCTGCAGGACAAGACGCTGGTCAACGGCCAACCGGCACTTTATGTCTGCCGGAATTTTTCCTGCCGTCGACCAATTACTGATCCGGTGGATCTTCCTGCCTTGCTCGATCCGTCACAACAGGCTGCTGAAGCATCAGCACCGCAAAAGGTCTTAAGCGGGCGTTTGCAACCGGGGTATGCCACGGCGCAAGGCACGGCGGCCTATGCCGCGCGACATATTCACCACGCATCCGAGGCCGGGTCGTTGGCCCATGGATTTGGCCCATTCGGTACGACGGGTTTGACGGCGAGTCGTCTGGGGTTTGGTACCTATCGCGTGGGGCTGCGTGAAGCCGAACACCGTGAGGCCTTGACCCAGGCGCTGCGTGCAGGCTGCAATGTGATCGATACGTCCACAAATTACATGGATGGGGAGAGCGAGCAACTGGTCGGCTCGGTCCTGCAGGGGCTCATGCGCACCGGAGACCTCGCACGAGAGGACGTGATCGTCGTCTCGAAGATCGGGTACGTACAAGGGCAGAATCTTGTGCAGGCGCAGGCTCGCGAAAAATCCGGCAAGCCCTATCCTGAGATGGTGAAGTATGGCGACGACATCTGGCATTGCATCCACCCGGAGTTTCTGGCCGATCAACTGACGCTGTCATTAGATCGGCTAGGGTTGGCCACGTTGGACGTCTGTCTGCTCCATAACCCCGAATATTTTCTTACCCATGCGACCAAACTCGGGGGGAGTGAAACCCGCCCGCTCCCGGAACTCCGCGACGAGTTCTATGCGCGCCTGCAGCGAGCCTTCGAATATTGTGAGGCGCAAGTGCAGTCCGG
This region includes:
- a CDS encoding DUF255 domain-containing protein, with protein sequence MTDHADPRRPNRLIRETSPYLLQHAYNPVDWYPWGPEALAQAATLGRPILLSIGYSSCHWCHVMERESFENEATAALMNQHFVCIKVDREERPDLDEIYMQATLALNRNQGGWPMTVFLTPDQKPFFAGTYFPPSDRWGRPGFPTLLKKLAEYWEKDREGVVAQAANLTVRLRDGVTAPSPTTVGEAELDMAVTQFAEDFDAKLGGFGGAPKFPPATGLSLLLHRYHRTKDAHTLTMVSTTLDAMAAGGIYDHIGGGFARYSTDERWLVPHFEKMLYDNALLTHVYVEAYQVTGDDHYRRVACETLDYILKEMTSPEGGFYSATDADSEGVEGKFFVWTPEEVRAALDNEEDARRVCAYYDVTEAGNWEHKNVLHTAHSLEAVAKDLRLSADELRQTIDKAKPRLYAARARRVPPGLDDKVITAWNGMMIRAMAEASRVFGVERYREAAQRACDFLLTTLSKPDGRLLRTYRTGTAHLDAYLEDYAYFAEGLIETYEAGGDERYLLAAVRLAERILADFVDEQQGGFFTTAIGHEALILRSREGPDGATPSGNAVAASVLARLSFHYAREDFRQAAAAAVRAYGRQIARYPRAFAKSLIVVDLLTNGPVEIAVIGAPAASGTNALNAAVNRIYLPNRVLAHQALPDAASAHPLLQDKTLVNGQPALYVCRNFSCRRPITDPVDLPALLDPSQQAAEASAPQKVLSGRLQPGYATAQGTAAYAARHIHHASEAGSLAHGFGPFGTTGLTASRLGFGTYRVGLREAEHREALTQALRAGCNVIDTSTNYMDGESEQLVGSVLQGLMRTGDLAREDVIVVSKIGYVQGQNLVQAQAREKSGKPYPEMVKYGDDIWHCIHPEFLADQLTLSLDRLGLATLDVCLLHNPEYFLTHATKLGGSETRPLPELRDEFYARLQRAFEYCEAQVQSGRLRGYGVSSNTSTAGSEEAGATSLSRMIEAATRAASTVGASSHHFTVLQCPMNLYESGAALVPNTGPGNGRTLLAEAMQDGIAVLVNRPLNAMPAQRGGVVRLADVSMPVAEATFEEQRQKVAGLEEEYRKSLAPAVAHSGQGMLPSDFFRWAEELTRIRTQVQGLEHWEQIEQHMIAPHVNQVLRALAEAFTGTVAEQWEAWRDRYVPELLALLRSLQREAAERSRLRTEELHRAINPLLPESRRAATLSQKALWVLRSTPGVTCVLVGMRSPAYVADALQILRWDALPHSQRVYECCAGKK